TCCGGAACCATCTCTTCGAGATCGTCGCAATCACGCGTCCGTCACGCTCGATCTGGTACTCGTGACCTATGAAATTCCCTGACGCTCTCATCGGTGCGCCGTCTTCCACATCGATGGTGAACCGGGCTCGGAGCCCGATCAGCGCCTTGTAGACAGTGACTGCCGTGCGACCGCCGCGCTCGACGGCGACTTTGTCGCGAACCGAAAGCTTGCGCTCCTGGATGCGTGCCACCTCATTCCCGGAGGCGTCCTCCAGGACAAAGGTGTCCCGGACCCGCAGGGCCTTGCCGTTGACCCTGTAGACCCGCTGACCCGCGTCGTCCTCGATCCAGTAGTCATCCCCGAACGAGGCAAGCTTCTCGCGCATCTGGAACCGCTGTCCCCCGAGAGCGTCAGGTCGGCTTCGTTCGGGCCGGTTTCGTAGTAGTCGCATGCCTGACCGTAGATCCATGTCGTCAACTCTTGCTTCACCCGGAGCGGATGATTGCGGCCCGGAGTCGACCGACCTGGACCGTCGTGAGGAGCCCCACGGGAGCATCTCCCGGTCTGGAAATCCCGCCCGGGATCGTGCGCCCGACCCCGCTAGTCACCCCGATCAGGTGATACCGAGATCCGAACCCGGATCTAACCTGAGGAAATGCGCATCGAGGCATTTGTGGGCACTGTTCCCGTCGCCGTCCTGCTGACCGCTCTGACTGGTTGTGCGAGTCCGGCACCCGAACCGACCGCACCAGCCACGACAGCCGGCACGGTCACGCCGACCGCAGATCCGGAGGTGTTGTCCGGCTTCCTGTGCGCGGCCTATGAAGGCAACGTATGGCGGGGTAAGGCCCTCCTGACGAACATCGGCACCACAACCAACTCCTATACGGTCCGGTTCTCCGTTCTGCGCGCTTCCGACGGCGGATCGGTCGGCTTCGCCGAGGACAGGTTCACCTTGGCAGGGGGCGAGTCCACGGACATCACGTTCCCGGATATCCATACTGGCGACCCGGCCGGTCTCCGATGCGTCCCCGAGGTCTCGGCCATGCCCGCCGGATAGAGGACCCCGGTATCTCGGGTGTCCTGCAGTGTGCGCCATGGCTGTGCGTTGGACGGCGGTCCGGTGGACACCGCGGCATCGGTCAGTGATCGAACTCAGCACTGGCCATTCTGCCGGCCCGCTGGCGCTCTAGCCTGATGCCACGTTCAGCGTTGGGGACAAGCGAGTCCGCGGCTGCCCCAGATTTGTCCACCATCATCAGGGCGACGTTCGGGATGATCCCCTACCTGCTTGCACCACGCAGGACATGCGCCGCTGCCGGATCTGCTCATACCTTCCAGGGAGCTCAAATGACCGACCTCGTTCCCAGTACCCCTCGCCGCCTGTGGGCCACGGCCTCGGGCGATTCCTCCCGTCAGGTGCTCACCTGCGCGGCGGCTGCCGCACAGGTACTCCTCCCCACGTTCTACGGTCCGCGGTTCCGAGGTGGGGATGCACCGCCGAACGTGATCCAGCCGGCCGCCTTCAGCTTCACCATCTGGTTCCCGATCTTTGCCTCCTCCATCGCCTTCGCGATCCACCAGGCCCGCGGTTCCGCCCGCTCCCAGGACATCTGGCGTGCAGCGGGATGGCCCCTTGCCGGAGCCTTCGCTGCCGCCGGTATCTGGGCGCCGCTTGCACGCTCCGGCCGGTCCTGGAGCGCCCAGGCGGCGCTCGCCGCGCTCGCCGTTCTGGCCGAGGCGGGACGGCGTCGGATTGCGCAGGCTGAGCGGAAGGATCAGTTGAGCACGGCCCAGGTTGCGGCGGTCGCCCCGGCGGCGGGAATGCTTGCCGCATGGGGACAGGCAGCCTGCGGAGTGAACCTGGCCGCCGTGCTCGTCGCCAAGGACCTCGTCCCCGCCGGGCCGAAGGCCTCGACGGCGGGAGCGGCCCTCCTCGCGGCGCTCGGCGCGCTCGGCACCAGCGCCGTCGCCGCTCCCGAACGTTCCACCGTCTCCTCCCGGTTCTACGCCGGCACCCTGCTGTGGGCGTTCGCCGGCGTCATGATGGGGCAACGCCGACGCTCACGGTCCGCCGTGACAACAGCAGCCGGCGCTGCGCTCACAATGCTGGCCGTCGCAGCCGGCAAGCGATGACATCAGACTGACCATTGACGGCACCGCACCGCATTCTCAGTGCCAGGGCGCGATGATGAGAACCGCGGCGGCAAGGGCAATAGGGCTATGGCTACCGGGATGGAGCGTTTGACGGTTCCCGGCGAAAGTCGGCCCGCCACTGACCGGTGACCCGGCACGTCGAACTCGGTTGCCGCAGGTTCCGGGATCGTGTTGCCTGATGATCCCACTTCAGGCAGGGGTGTCGTGACGTGCGTGCAGGAGCGCGGGTTCCTGTAGATCTCGGTGGCGGGTTTCGGCTCGTAGTCCGAGGTAGGTGCCGGTGATGATGAACCCGGCGCCGAGGAGCCCGAGGAGCCCGAGGGTGTCCTGCCCGATGGTGACTCCGATGAGGACGGCCCAGACGGGTTCCGTGCCCATGAGGAGGCTGGCCCGTGACGCAGACGTCTGTTGGATCGCCCAGGTTTGTACGAGAAACGCGAAGACGCTGCAGGCCAGGCCCAGATAGAGAACACCGAGCCACTGTGCGGGATCGAAGATGCTGATGGCGTCGAGGACACCCGTATGGTCGGCGGCGGTGTAGACGACGGCGCAGACGGCACTTTGCACCAGCGTCAGAGTCAGCGGACTCTGGTCCCGTCCTCGGGTGAGACCGGAGACCGCGGTGACGTGGATGGCGCGGACAACCGCGGCGGCGAGCATCAGGGTGTCCCCAGGAGTCGGGGTCACGAGTCCCTCCTCGGATACCAGCAGGCACACCCCGACGACGGCGATCACGCCCGCACCGAGCACCATGCGTGGCAGTTGGACCCGGAAGGCGACGCTCTCCGCAATCGGGGTGAAGACGACGACGAGGCTG
This genomic interval from Arthrobacter agilis contains the following:
- a CDS encoding LURP-one-related/scramblase family protein, encoding MREKLASFGDDYWIEDDAGQRVYRVNGKALRVRDTFVLEDASGNEVARIQERKLSVRDKVAVERGGRTAVTVYKALIGLRARFTIDVEDGAPMRASGNFIGHEYQIERDGRVIATISKRWFRMRESYGIDVAQGEDVPLILSITVAIDSLT
- a CDS encoding DMT family transporter, which encodes MPSSLSSPTSPDSFDRRLGNSRHHPVLSSLIARRVDVLLLLVALVWGSSYLVAKVLTDTVGVTVILSFRFLITTAVLVVIALIRTRRKAGPREIATGAALGLTQAAVLLLETHGIAGTSATNAGLIISLVVVFTPIAESVAFRVQLPRMVLGAGVIAVVGVCLLVSEEGLVTPTPGDTLMLAAAVVRAIHVTAVSGLTRGRDQSPLTLTLVQSAVCAVVYTAADHTGVLDAISIFDPAQWLGVLYLGLACSVFAFLVQTWAIQQTSASRASLLMGTEPVWAVLIGVTIGQDTLGLLGLLGAGFIITGTYLGLRAETRHRDLQEPALLHARHDTPA